GGGCCGTCATCACCGTTTCGGCAGTGCTGCCCTTGGCCTCGAAACCGACCGCGTCGATCACCGCATCGACCCCGCGCATGCCGGGTGTCTGACGAATGATGCTGTCGGCTGGATCGTCGTCCTGCTCGAAATTGATCGGTATGACGCCGTAAGCCTCGCGGGCGTAGGCCAAGCGGTAATCATTGTCATCGACCATGAAGATGGTCTGAGCGCCGAGCATTCGCGCGCAGGCTGCGCTCAGCAAGCCCACTGGCCCGGCGCCGTAGACTGCCAACGTTGAACCCGGGCCAATCTCGGCATTGATGACCGCCTGCCAAGCGGTGGGCAGAATGTCCGAGAGGAACAGCACCTTGTCATCGGCCAGGTTTGTGGGCACTTTGAACGGGCCGACGTTATCCTTGGGTACCCTCACGTAATCCGCTTGGCCACCAGGGATTCCGCCATAGAGATGACTGTACCCGAACAGCGCGGCGCCCGGTGGAATGCCTTTCTTGTTGATGATCGAGCCACGACCTGTGTTGGTGGTTTCGCAGGCAGCGAACAGATCACGCTGACAGAAAAAGCAGTGGCCGCAAGCGATCACGAAGGGAATCACAACCCGATCGCCGATCTGGAGATTGTTGACGGCACGCCCTGTGTCTTCGATGATGCCCATGAATTCATGGCCAAAGATATCGCCCGCTTCGGTTTCTGGAATTTTTCCTCGGTAGAGGTGCAGGTCGGAACCGCAAATGGCCGTAGCGGTGACCCTGAGGATGATGTCGTCTTCTTGCTCGATGATGGGATCAGGGACGTTATCGACTCTGACGTCGTTTGCTCCGTGGTAGGTCAGTGCTCTCATGAAAGTCAGCTCCTGCAGCCGCGTGTTTGCGTTATCGGTATGCAGGGGAAGCCATGGCGGACAGTAAAGTTCAGACCAACAAGTCTGGCGGTACTGATTTGCTGCAGCCCCGAAAATTGGCGGAACCATTCAGATCATGCTGGTATCTGAGCAATCATCGTCGTACCGAGGAGCGTGAGGTGCTGGTGCGGACGATCCTGCCGACCTGGCTGCTGCTGACCGCAAAGCGGGTGGGGGGACTTGGCCCCCGCCCGATCAGAGCACTTTGTCGAGCGTGATCGGAAACTCCCTCACACGCTTGCCTGTGGCATGGTAGACCGCGTTGGCCACCGCAGCGGCCACCCCGACGACGCCGATTTCGCCCACGCCCTTGGACCCCAGTTCGTTGACAATATCATCGTGCTCTTCAACGAAGATCACTTCGATATCCCCACAGTCTGCATTGACCGGAATGTGGTACTCCGCCAGGTTGTGATTGACGATGCGGCCTAGCCGATGGTCGGTCAACGCTGCTTCGTGCAGGGCCATGCCCACCCCCCACACCACGCCACCCAGGATCTGACTGCGCGCGGTTTTCGGGTTGACCACCCGTCCTGCGGCCACAGCGCTGACCACCCGGGAGACCTTGATCGTGCCAAGCTCTTCGTCGACGTGGACTTCCACGAATACCGCCGAATGGGTGGCGGTGGAGAATGGTTGGCGCCTGGCGCCGGGCTCGGCGTCGATCTGCACTTCGAACGCACCGGCGGGTGCGCTGGCGACGATGTCCGCCAATGCCAGGCGATGGCTGCCAGCGTGCAGATAGCCGTCGGCGAAAGCGATCTGCTGCCCGGCAGTGCTGGCCACCTGGGGGTGCATGTTGCGCGCGTGTGCCAGCACCTTGGCGCGCAGTACCTGGCAGGCCTGGCGCACGGCCGAGCCCACCGACGACACCGTGAATGATCCACCCTGAAGCGGTGCGGTGGGGAGTGAAGAGTCACCCAGCACGAAGGTGACATCCTGCACCCTGACGCCAGCTGCCTCGGCGGCGATCTGGGTCATGACGGTATAAGTGCCGGTCCCGATATCGGTGGTGGCACTGCTGACGGTGAGATGGCCCTGGGCATCGATGCGCGCCCTGGCGCTGGCCTTCATCTGCATGGCTTCCCAGACGCCGCCGGCCATCCCCCAGCCGACCAGCTGGTTGCCATTGCGCATGCTGCGCGGTTGGGGAGTGCGGTTATGCCAGCCAAAACGTTCGGCACCTTGCTGGTAGCACGCCAGCAGTTCCTTGCTGGAGTAAGGCTTGCCCTCGTTGGCGTTGTTGGCGGCGAAATTGCGCCGGCGCAGATCTACCGGGTCGACCTGCACTGCACAGGCGAGCTCATCCATGGCGCATTCCAGCGCAATCATCCCGGACGCAGCCCCAGGTGCCCGCATGTCCAGCGGGGTGTACACATCGAGCGAGGCCAGGCGATAGCTGAGCGCAACGTTGTCGCATTGGTAAAGCATGCCACTCCATTCCACCAGGTGCTCGGTGAAGTCCTCGAAGCGGGAGGTCTGGCCAAGCGCATCATGAGCGATCGCCAGCAAGCGCCCGTTTGCGTCTGCACCCAGGCGCAAGCGTTGCTCGGTGCGGGGCCGGTAGCCAAAGGTGAACATCTGCTGGCGTGTCAGGGTCACGCGCACCGAGCGCTTCAGGTGCAACGCCGCCATCACTGCCAGCGGCAACTGGTACTGCGGGCGCAAACCCGAGCCGAAGGCGCCGCCGACGAATGCCGCGCGCACACGGATGTTTGCCTTGGGCAGGCCGAACACCTTGTGCAGGTAGTCCTGGCAGTTCTGCGTACCTTGGGTCTTGTCGTGGATTTCCAGGGTGCCGTCGGCCTTGTAGTGCACGGTCGACGCATGGGGCTCCATCGGGTTGTGGTGCTCGTTTGCCGTCAGGTAGGTGGCATCCACCTGCACCGGCGCCCTGGCAAACTGCCCGGCGAAGTCGCCACGCGGCGCTGGCGTTTCGGCGGGTGCCGCATGCGATTGTTGGCAGGCGCCCAGGTCTGTCTGGTGAGCCTGCTCGGCATAGTCGATTGTGATCAGCGAGCCTGCATAGCGGGCCAGTTCCAGGGTTTCGGCGATCACCAGCGCCAACGGTTGCCCACTGTACAGCACTCGATCATTGAACAAAGGCCGAAACGGTGAGCCCTCGGCAGTGTCGGCATCGCTGTAGTCGTTGTCATAACTGGATATAGGCGGGCGATGGCCATGGTCGAGCACGGCGATTACCCCGGGCACGCGCATGGCCTGCGTACTGTCGATGTCGAGTACCCGGCCGCGGGCAATGGTACTGGACACGACGCTGCCGTGCAGCAGGCCCGCCTCGGGGTATTCGCCCGCATAGCGGGCCTGCCCGGTGACCTTCGCCACACCGTCCACGCGGTCCAGGGGTGTGCCGACAACGGGTGTGCTTGTGATCATGGTCGTGCCCCCCTGACAGCGGCACCGCGCGCCGCGTCATCCAATGCCCGTACGATGGCTCGCTGGGCGAGGGTCACCTTGAAACCGTTGTGGCTCAGGGGTTGTGCACCTTGCAGCAACGTTTGCGCGGCGCGGGTGAAGAGCGCTTCAGATGGCACCTGGCCAGCCAGCATGCACTCCACAACCGGGTCCCGCCAGGGTTTGTGGGCAACGCCGCCCAGCGCAAGGCGCGCCTGCCGGATCACTTCGCCATCGAAATTCAAGGCGGCAGCGACGGACACCAGCGCGAACGCGTAGGAGGCGCGGTCGCGTATTTTCAGATATCGAAAATGATGTTCGAACATCGGGGGCGGCAGCTCGATGCCAGTTACCAGCTCAGCGACTGCCAGTTGATTGTCGCGTTCGGGCGTGCCCCCGGGCAGACGATGGAAATCCGCAAAGGGTATCTCCCGTTTACCCGACTGCCCTGCTACATGCACCACGGCTTCAAGCGCTGCCAATGCCACGCACATGTCCGAGGGATGGGTCGCGACACAGGCATCGCTGGCACCGAGAATGGCATGGATGCGGTTCGACCCTTTACGCGCAGAGCATCCGCTGCCGGGCTCACGTTTGTTGCAGGGGGTGCCGGTGTCGTAGAAGTAGTAGCACCGGGTACGTTGCAGCAAGTTGCCACCGGTGCTGGCCATGTTCCTCAACTGCGGTGACGCCCCGGCCAGGATCGCGTCCGACAGCAGTGGATAATGCTGCTCGATCATCGGGTGCCAGGCCAGCTCGGCATTGCTCACCAGAGCACCGATCAGTACACCGCCGTTCGAGGTGGGATGGATACCGTTCAGCTCAAGGCCGGTGATATCGATGAGCCGCTCGGGACGAACGACGTTTTCCTTCATCAGGTCGACAAGGTTGGTGCCCCCGGCGATGAAATGCGAGCGTGTGTCAGCCAAGCTCACCGCTTCGCGGACTGATGCGGGCTTGCAGTAGTTGAAGGGCATCATGAATTTGGCCCTCGTTGCGGCTGGGCTGCGCCTCTTATCAACGGCAGCGCTTCCTCCACCGCTGCGACGATGTTGCCGTAGGCACCACAACGGCAAAGGTTGCCGCTCATCTGCTCGCGGATGGCCTCGCGGGTGTCGGCACGTCCTTCGTGCACAAGCCCGACCGCAGAGCAGATCTGCCCCGGGGTGCAGTAGCC
This window of the Pseudomonas mosselii genome carries:
- a CDS encoding zinc-dependent alcohol dehydrogenase, whose protein sequence is MRALTYHGANDVRVDNVPDPIIEQEDDIILRVTATAICGSDLHLYRGKIPETEAGDIFGHEFMGIIEDTGRAVNNLQIGDRVVIPFVIACGHCFFCQRDLFAACETTNTGRGSIINKKGIPPGAALFGYSHLYGGIPGGQADYVRVPKDNVGPFKVPTNLADDKVLFLSDILPTAWQAVINAEIGPGSTLAVYGAGPVGLLSAACARMLGAQTIFMVDDNDYRLAYAREAYGVIPINFEQDDDPADSIIRQTPGMRGVDAVIDAVGFEAKGSTAETVMTALKIEGSSGKALRQSIAAVRRGGVVSVPGVYAGFIHAFMFGDAFDKGLTFKMGQTHVQKYLPELLEHIEAGRLQPELIVTHRLALEEAAMGYKLFDQKQDDCRKVILVPGAAAGTLGPGQMDRALGFNYLQQRPKTF
- a CDS encoding xanthine dehydrogenase family protein molybdopterin-binding subunit, whose product is MITSTPVVGTPLDRVDGVAKVTGQARYAGEYPEAGLLHGSVVSSTIARGRVLDIDSTQAMRVPGVIAVLDHGHRPPISSYDNDYSDADTAEGSPFRPLFNDRVLYSGQPLALVIAETLELARYAGSLITIDYAEQAHQTDLGACQQSHAAPAETPAPRGDFAGQFARAPVQVDATYLTANEHHNPMEPHASTVHYKADGTLEIHDKTQGTQNCQDYLHKVFGLPKANIRVRAAFVGGAFGSGLRPQYQLPLAVMAALHLKRSVRVTLTRQQMFTFGYRPRTEQRLRLGADANGRLLAIAHDALGQTSRFEDFTEHLVEWSGMLYQCDNVALSYRLASLDVYTPLDMRAPGAASGMIALECAMDELACAVQVDPVDLRRRNFAANNANEGKPYSSKELLACYQQGAERFGWHNRTPQPRSMRNGNQLVGWGMAGGVWEAMQMKASARARIDAQGHLTVSSATTDIGTGTYTVMTQIAAEAAGVRVQDVTFVLGDSSLPTAPLQGGSFTVSSVGSAVRQACQVLRAKVLAHARNMHPQVASTAGQQIAFADGYLHAGSHRLALADIVASAPAGAFEVQIDAEPGARRQPFSTATHSAVFVEVHVDEELGTIKVSRVVSAVAAGRVVNPKTARSQILGGVVWGVGMALHEAALTDHRLGRIVNHNLAEYHIPVNADCGDIEVIFVEEHDDIVNELGSKGVGEIGVVGVAAAVANAVYHATGKRVREFPITLDKVL
- a CDS encoding FAD binding domain-containing protein → MMPFNYCKPASVREAVSLADTRSHFIAGGTNLVDLMKENVVRPERLIDITGLELNGIHPTSNGGVLIGALVSNAELAWHPMIEQHYPLLSDAILAGASPQLRNMASTGGNLLQRTRCYYFYDTGTPCNKREPGSGCSARKGSNRIHAILGASDACVATHPSDMCVALAALEAVVHVAGQSGKREIPFADFHRLPGGTPERDNQLAVAELVTGIELPPPMFEHHFRYLKIRDRASYAFALVSVAAALNFDGEVIRQARLALGGVAHKPWRDPVVECMLAGQVPSEALFTRAAQTLLQGAQPLSHNGFKVTLAQRAIVRALDDAARGAAVRGARP